The Desmonostoc muscorum LEGE 12446 genome includes a region encoding these proteins:
- a CDS encoding YciI family protein, which yields MPKYILWGSYSEDVLEKRVPHRQAHLDGLAKQKESGVLITIGPTKDVTKIFGIYEAEDEATVRELIENDPYWKNGIWTEYSVKEWIQAV from the coding sequence ATGCCTAAGTATATACTCTGGGGAAGTTACAGCGAAGACGTTCTTGAAAAACGCGTTCCCCACCGTCAAGCTCATTTAGACGGATTAGCAAAACAGAAAGAATCCGGTGTGCTGATTACCATTGGCCCCACCAAAGATGTCACAAAAATTTTTGGAATTTACGAAGCCGAAGACGAAGCCACAGTCCGCGAATTAATTGAAAACGATCCCTACTGGAAAAATGGCATCTGGACTGAGTATTCTGTTAAAGAATGGATTCAGGCTGTTTGA
- a CDS encoding M48 family metallopeptidase has translation MLNWKGFVVNYRMWRRRWFYPLISLVVALSLCLSTALPGRTLEFLPLILQGVQVLQLSNISDRQETDIGKQINQEILGSQVKLYRNAEVNSYVEQIGRRLAANSDRPNLPYTFQVVEDDAINAFATLGGYVYVHTGLLKTADNEAELASVMAHEIGHIGGRHLVKQMRQKAIASGLATATGLDRNTAVNIGVELALNRPRSRQDEYDADKRGLRTLTRAGYAQSAMVSFMQKLLKKGGSVPTFLSTHPGTSDRIAGLKRAIESQPSNGSYGLDTASYRANIRPLARS, from the coding sequence ATGTTGAATTGGAAAGGTTTTGTTGTAAATTACCGGATGTGGCGGCGCCGCTGGTTTTATCCACTAATTTCGCTGGTAGTTGCTTTGAGTCTGTGCCTGAGTACAGCCTTACCTGGAAGAACTTTAGAATTCTTGCCTCTGATATTGCAGGGAGTTCAGGTACTTCAGCTTTCTAATATATCCGATCGCCAGGAAACTGATATTGGCAAGCAGATTAATCAGGAAATATTGGGGAGTCAAGTCAAACTTTACCGGAATGCTGAAGTTAATAGCTATGTAGAACAAATTGGTCGGCGCTTAGCAGCTAATAGCGATCGCCCCAATCTTCCCTATACTTTCCAAGTAGTTGAAGATGATGCCATTAATGCCTTTGCCACGCTAGGAGGCTATGTATATGTCCACACAGGTTTGCTGAAAACCGCAGATAATGAAGCGGAACTGGCAAGTGTTATGGCCCATGAAATTGGTCACATTGGCGGAAGACACTTGGTTAAACAGATGCGCCAAAAAGCGATCGCCAGTGGTTTAGCAACTGCAACTGGCTTAGATCGCAACACAGCCGTAAATATTGGTGTAGAACTTGCCTTGAATCGTCCCCGCAGTCGTCAAGATGAATATGATGCCGACAAAAGAGGATTAAGAACTTTGACACGGGCTGGTTATGCCCAGTCTGCAATGGTTTCTTTTATGCAAAAGCTGCTGAAAAAGGGTGGTTCTGTCCCGACATTTTTGAGTACGCACCCCGGAACCAGCGATCGCATTGCTGGCCTCAAACGTGCAATTGAGTCCCAACCCAGTAATGGAAGCTATGGTTTAGATACTGCTAGTTATAGAGCCAATATTCGCCCATTAGCGCGGTCTTGA
- a CDS encoding Uma2 family endonuclease, which produces MTLSQFHPYLSPEAYLEAEKSSLNKHEYIQGRIYAMSGASDAHVTITTNLIALLRNHVRGTGCRLYATDMKARIESLNIFYYPDILVTCDQRDIKFEYFKRYPCLIIEVLSPSTEAFDRGDKFIDYQELETLQEYVLISQTRQRVDCFRRNAEGRWVLYSYKENQELQLVSLNFACSLTDIYEDVSFPETFNPTDA; this is translated from the coding sequence ATGACTCTTAGCCAATTTCACCCCTATCTTTCTCCAGAAGCATACCTTGAAGCTGAAAAATCTAGCCTGAATAAACATGAATATATTCAAGGGCGAATTTATGCAATGTCAGGGGCAAGTGATGCCCATGTAACAATTACCACTAATCTCATTGCCCTCCTGAGAAATCATGTTCGCGGTACAGGTTGTCGCCTTTACGCTACGGACATGAAAGCTCGCATTGAATCACTAAATATTTTTTATTATCCTGATATCTTGGTTACTTGCGACCAAAGAGACATAAAATTTGAATATTTTAAACGTTATCCCTGTTTAATTATTGAAGTTCTTTCTCCATCCACGGAAGCTTTTGACAGAGGCGATAAATTTATTGACTATCAAGAATTAGAAACATTGCAAGAATACGTCTTAATCAGTCAAACCCGCCAACGCGTTGATTGTTTTCGTCGCAATGCTGAGGGAAGATGGGTTTTGTATAGCTATAAAGAAAATCAGGAATTACAGTTAGTCAGCCTCAACTTTGCCTGTTCCCTAACAGATATTTATGAAGATGTATCCTTTCCCGAAACTTTTAATCCTACTGACGCTTAA
- a CDS encoding DUF4330 domain-containing protein produces the protein MAILDSKGRLFGKINLLDLGAALVTLLVIFVIFSSILSSLGLAQIGEKIAPIEVDLVVRGLNVRDPEQLFDNGFKKGGKTNVIIRNQPYGQIEIKSIQQLPRTVNVFQPDGTVKELPDPKSNNFSTDFLLTLDGKAKVTDSGPVLGNSKVKIGMPFELEGFNYNFNATVIDVRLKDK, from the coding sequence ATGGCTATTTTAGATTCAAAAGGTCGTTTGTTCGGCAAAATCAATCTCCTAGATTTAGGTGCTGCCCTGGTAACTCTATTAGTTATATTTGTCATCTTTTCTAGCATCTTGTCTAGCTTGGGTCTTGCCCAAATCGGTGAAAAAATAGCACCCATAGAGGTAGATTTAGTAGTCCGTGGTTTGAATGTACGTGACCCTGAACAATTATTCGATAACGGATTCAAAAAAGGTGGTAAAACTAATGTAATTATCCGGAATCAACCCTATGGGCAGATTGAGATTAAATCCATTCAACAGCTACCCAGAACAGTCAATGTTTTCCAACCTGATGGCACTGTTAAAGAATTGCCAGATCCAAAAAGCAATAATTTTAGTACAGATTTCCTTTTAACTTTAGATGGCAAAGCCAAAGTCACCGACAGTGGCCCAGTTCTTGGTAACAGTAAAGTCAAAATTGGGATGCCATTTGAGTTAGAAGGTTTTAATTACAACTTCAATGCGACTGTCATTGATGTCAGATTAAAAGATAAATAA
- the dcm gene encoding DNA (cytosine-5-)-methyltransferase translates to MPKIRFVDLFSGIGGIRLAFEQAADSLNIESECVFSSEINSDARLVYEKNFGQTPLGDIRLIDELPEHEFLLAGFPCQSFSHAGKKEGFGDTRGTLFFEIIRLLDTYKPQAFIFENVRGLYSHDEGRTLATIKHEIQKRGYSFDAFLLNSANFGLPQNRVRIYLVGILNASPTFELISDVGPKDSHSYNPQQLSLFYPQKKSVTVGDILEDNPDEKYDCSPEFVNALKRIFNNELNRLHGVRLIDYRGGNSIHSWDLGLRGECSAEEIELMNRFILKRRNKEFGQEQDGKLLTKEQIASFFEHPNLGGILNSLVKKKYLKLINDKYKPLSGNFSFEVYKFVDPNKISVTLVASDANRLGVYHNHRVRRLTPREAARLQGFPDSFMLHTNDDKAYYQLGNSVSINVVKAVAQEAILKIFMPSPTTPSQVAISA, encoded by the coding sequence ATGCCAAAAATTAGGTTTGTTGATTTATTTTCAGGAATAGGGGGAATTAGATTAGCTTTTGAACAAGCGGCTGATTCTTTAAATATAGAAAGTGAATGCGTTTTCAGTAGCGAAATTAATTCAGATGCTCGATTAGTTTATGAAAAAAACTTTGGTCAAACGCCTTTAGGTGATATTCGATTAATTGATGAACTACCAGAACATGAATTTTTATTAGCTGGGTTTCCTTGTCAGTCTTTTTCTCATGCTGGCAAAAAAGAAGGCTTTGGCGATACGCGAGGCACACTATTTTTTGAAATAATCAGATTACTTGATACCTATAAACCACAAGCTTTTATTTTTGAAAATGTCCGGGGGCTTTATAGTCACGACGAAGGGCGAACTCTAGCAACGATTAAGCACGAAATTCAAAAACGAGGTTATAGCTTTGATGCCTTTTTACTCAACAGTGCAAACTTTGGTTTACCACAAAATCGTGTCCGTATATATTTGGTAGGCATTTTAAATGCTTCTCCCACTTTTGAATTGATTTCTGATGTGGGACCAAAAGATTCTCATTCATATAACCCTCAGCAGTTATCTTTGTTTTATCCACAAAAAAAATCTGTGACTGTTGGCGATATTTTGGAAGACAATCCAGATGAAAAGTATGATTGTTCGCCAGAGTTTGTTAATGCCTTAAAACGAATATTTAATAATGAATTAAATCGCTTACACGGAGTCAGACTAATTGATTATCGGGGCGGAAACTCTATTCACTCGTGGGATTTAGGATTGCGTGGCGAGTGTAGTGCCGAAGAAATTGAACTGATGAACCGTTTCATTTTAAAAAGACGGAATAAAGAATTTGGACAAGAGCAAGATGGTAAATTATTAACTAAGGAACAAATAGCTAGTTTTTTTGAACATCCCAATCTTGGAGGAATTTTGAATTCACTGGTTAAGAAAAAATATCTAAAACTTATTAATGATAAATATAAACCTCTATCTGGTAACTTTTCATTTGAAGTTTATAAATTTGTAGATCCAAATAAAATTTCGGTAACGTTGGTTGCTAGTGATGCCAATAGATTGGGAGTTTATCACAATCACAGAGTACGCCGATTAACTCCGCGAGAAGCGGCAAGGCTGCAAGGTTTTCCAGATAGTTTTATGCTTCATACTAATGATGACAAGGCTTATTATCAACTAGGAAACTCTGTGAGTATTAATGTAGTTAAAGCTGTGGCTCAGGAAGCGATATTAAAAATATTTATGCCATCTCCAACAACGCCATCCCAAGTAGCAATTTCAGCTTGA
- a CDS encoding DUF2470 domain-containing protein, protein MSNDFSTEISSRICNHMNEDHADAVALYAKAFGGVADAKAAQMLSIDAQGMDLTAQVNGEDVPIRIQFDHVLADSEDAHQTLIAMVKQARVQAK, encoded by the coding sequence ATGTCTAACGATTTTTCTACTGAAATTAGTTCACGCATCTGCAACCACATGAATGAGGATCATGCTGATGCTGTAGCTCTTTATGCTAAAGCTTTTGGTGGTGTCGCAGATGCAAAAGCAGCGCAAATGCTGTCAATTGATGCACAAGGCATGGATTTAACAGCGCAAGTCAATGGGGAAGATGTGCCAATTCGTATTCAATTCGATCATGTTTTAGCGGATTCAGAAGATGCTCATCAAACTTTGATTGCAATGGTGAAGCAAGCACGGGTGCAGGCAAAGTAG
- a CDS encoding restriction endonuclease, whose product MGEQSLTNCFVKISASAFVSATQFNDILIMLNSNYQRTVEELRKLASMFWPSELSKQEAELSIIPKLIETQDQFIAILSVEVSSLEGLFQIIDSSNMPANLFLKHLLVLADFGGEMLQRLNSQFNSIFPSGSLHYLWNTQNYNYIFRVLPVQGQLNNTKLGISGKKLLVNQLLSELHKDIIAVVLFSGSSIDEKTAEILAKCEIGNYIGLPDKLQKFIKQRYIWVSRITAGSQSNTLGQITQTLVKKYLEDNLDIPSVSIKQNGHLPGISHTEDNNRPTNFDIVVSKENKYVAIEVSFQVTTNSVIERKAGQAKSRFEQIEKLGYKIGYVLDGAGNFQRENALKIICSYSHCTVAFSLKELDVLCSFIREYVL is encoded by the coding sequence ATGGGTGAGCAATCCCTGACTAATTGCTTTGTGAAAATAAGTGCTAGCGCCTTTGTATCAGCTACTCAATTCAATGACATACTTATTATGCTCAATTCAAATTATCAGAGAACTGTTGAGGAACTGCGTAAGTTAGCCTCTATGTTTTGGCCTTCAGAATTATCAAAACAAGAAGCTGAGCTTAGTATAATTCCAAAACTCATTGAAACTCAAGACCAATTTATTGCCATTCTGAGCGTTGAAGTTTCAAGTTTAGAAGGATTATTTCAAATTATTGATTCTTCAAATATGCCAGCAAATCTATTTCTAAAACATTTACTAGTCCTGGCTGACTTTGGTGGTGAAATGCTTCAACGATTAAACAGTCAATTTAATTCAATCTTTCCTTCAGGCAGCTTACATTATTTATGGAATACACAAAATTATAACTATATATTTCGAGTTTTGCCTGTGCAAGGTCAACTCAATAATACTAAACTTGGCATTAGTGGAAAAAAACTACTAGTAAATCAACTTCTTTCGGAACTTCATAAAGACATAATAGCCGTAGTGTTGTTTAGTGGTAGTTCTATAGATGAAAAAACAGCAGAAATACTAGCAAAGTGTGAAATTGGTAACTACATAGGTTTACCAGATAAATTGCAAAAGTTTATTAAGCAAAGATATATATGGGTTAGCCGTATCACTGCTGGATCTCAATCAAATACTTTAGGGCAAATTACTCAAACTTTGGTTAAAAAATATTTGGAAGACAATCTGGATATTCCTAGCGTTAGTATTAAACAAAATGGTCATTTACCAGGCATAAGTCATACTGAAGATAATAATCGCCCGACAAATTTTGATATTGTAGTTTCCAAGGAAAATAAATATGTAGCAATAGAAGTCAGCTTTCAGGTAACCACAAATAGTGTGATTGAACGTAAGGCAGGACAAGCAAAATCTCGCTTTGAGCAAATTGAAAAACTTGGATATAAAATAGGTTATGTTTTGGATGGTGCTGGTAACTTCCAAAGAGAAAATGCTCTCAAAATAATTTGTTCATACAGTCATTGTACAGTGGCATTTTCTCTTAAAGAGCTTGATGTACTTTGTAGTTTTATAAGAGAATATGTTTTGTAA
- the mazE gene encoding type II toxin-antitoxin system MazE family antitoxin encodes MLKITITLEEDILQFVDQYAQGNRSAYINTLLAEHRRQILAAEMIAALKQDAENLEYQAEIATWDGVVGDGINIFNIAS; translated from the coding sequence ATGCTAAAAATCACAATTACCTTAGAAGAAGACATTCTGCAATTTGTAGATCAGTATGCACAGGGAAATCGTAGTGCATACATCAATACACTGCTAGCAGAACACCGCCGCCAAATTTTGGCAGCAGAAATGATTGCAGCCCTCAAGCAGGATGCTGAAAATCTAGAGTATCAAGCTGAAATTGCTACTTGGGATGGCGTTGTTGGAGATGGCATAAATATTTTTAATATCGCTTCCTGA
- a CDS encoding alpha/beta fold hydrolase: protein MFQPIGFEQRSVITSLGKIVYYTAAGSPWQNDVTAKDDRETLVFLHGFGGGSSAYEWSKVYPAFAAEYRVIAPDLIGWGRSEHPARSYKIDDYLTTIREFLQQTCTGPVTTIASSLTAAFTIRVAIAHPDLFKSLILTTPAGLSDFGEDYSRSFFAQLVSVPIIDRVLYSTGVATSGGIRGFLEQRQFAQSNRVYQEIVDAYLESAQQPNAEYAALSFVRGDLCFDLSLYIQQLTTPTAIIWGQKSQFTGPSIGRRLAEINPQAIRFFQQLEDVGLTPQLELPAVTIGLIRRFLPLLN from the coding sequence ATGTTTCAGCCCATAGGATTTGAACAACGCTCCGTAATTACCTCATTAGGTAAAATTGTTTATTATACTGCTGCTGGATCGCCTTGGCAAAACGATGTAACTGCCAAAGATGACCGAGAAACTTTGGTGTTTCTGCACGGCTTTGGTGGTGGGTCTTCTGCTTATGAGTGGTCGAAAGTGTATCCGGCTTTTGCTGCTGAATATCGGGTTATTGCGCCAGATTTAATCGGCTGGGGTAGATCGGAGCATCCAGCACGTAGTTATAAAATTGACGATTATTTGACAACGATTCGGGAATTTTTACAACAGACTTGTACTGGGCCAGTAACAACGATCGCTTCTTCTTTGACCGCAGCATTTACAATTAGAGTAGCGATCGCTCATCCGGATTTATTTAAGTCTTTAATTCTCACTACTCCCGCCGGACTTTCTGACTTTGGCGAAGACTACTCCCGCAGCTTTTTTGCTCAGTTAGTCAGTGTTCCTATTATTGACCGCGTGCTATACAGTACTGGAGTTGCTACCAGTGGAGGTATTCGCGGCTTCTTAGAGCAACGACAATTTGCTCAGTCTAATCGAGTCTACCAAGAAATTGTAGATGCTTATCTAGAATCCGCCCAACAGCCCAATGCTGAGTATGCAGCACTGTCTTTTGTACGTGGCGATTTGTGCTTTGATTTATCCCTTTATATTCAACAATTGACCACTCCCACCGCCATAATCTGGGGACAAAAATCGCAATTTACAGGGCCTTCAATTGGTCGCCGCCTCGCCGAAATCAATCCCCAAGCAATCCGGTTTTTTCAACAATTGGAAGATGTGGGGTTAACACCGCAGTTGGAATTACCAGCAGTCACAATTGGGTTAATTCGGCGATTTTTGCCTTTGCTTAATTAA
- a CDS encoding WecB/TagA/CpsF family glycosyltransferase yields MSKSPEAFSVLGIPVHVMTNYPGWLLECLQQGRGTHVVTLNAEMTMQAERNKFLAQTIKNAELVIPDGAGVVLYLRWLLWQKVQRFPGIELAEKLLQELGQHKTGAKIFFYGAAPGVAAKAAEFWQQQIPDLNMVGTYSGYHSPEEEAQLQQTLAQLQPQVIFVGLGVPRQELWIAQNRHLCPQAIWIGVGGSFDIWSGTKTRAPAWLGNNNLEWLYRLYQEPWRWRRMLALPEFAMKAFVYRWTARSPIKC; encoded by the coding sequence ATGTCTAAATCGCCTGAAGCATTTTCAGTGTTGGGGATACCAGTTCATGTGATGACTAATTATCCAGGCTGGTTGTTAGAGTGCTTGCAACAAGGCAGAGGAACTCATGTGGTAACGCTCAATGCAGAAATGACTATGCAGGCAGAGCGTAACAAATTCCTAGCTCAGACCATTAAAAATGCTGAACTAGTTATTCCAGATGGAGCTGGGGTTGTTCTGTATTTACGCTGGCTGTTATGGCAAAAAGTGCAGCGTTTTCCGGGAATTGAATTAGCAGAAAAGCTTTTGCAAGAACTTGGACAGCACAAGACAGGAGCAAAAATATTTTTCTATGGTGCCGCGCCTGGAGTAGCTGCAAAAGCAGCAGAGTTCTGGCAGCAGCAAATTCCAGATTTGAATATGGTAGGCACTTACTCAGGTTACCACTCCCCTGAAGAAGAAGCACAATTGCAACAAACACTTGCCCAATTGCAGCCACAAGTGATTTTTGTAGGTTTAGGAGTGCCACGTCAAGAATTATGGATTGCCCAAAACCGCCATTTGTGCCCCCAAGCAATTTGGATTGGCGTCGGTGGCAGTTTTGATATTTGGTCTGGAACTAAAACTCGCGCTCCCGCTTGGTTAGGAAATAACAACTTGGAATGGCTATATCGGCTGTATCAAGAACCTTGGCGCTGGCGGCGGATGTTAGCTTTGCCAGAGTTTGCGATGAAAGCCTTTGTTTATCGCTGGACTGCAAGGAGTCCAATTAAGTGCTAA
- a CDS encoding armadillo-type fold-containing protein — protein sequence MAQASSSWQQLINQIPSWSLPKFKIGGSSKQQTFKRFCGPGGFLGFLTIVVAMLLWNWKLLLALLIGVGVMVLVYSMQAWDWQLRWSKIREFLDSSNRRLVLAVLSGGVATVSTYMAAAIWVDSHSQWIAAGAIAQGMATLLTLILLVWQLVNFYGNREEDHLDQLLVNLTEKDPLKRLIALRQLTKLIARKRVDSSVQQDVVECLQLLLSREEEVVIREAAFKSLQACDRLQVLPPKTAKTFIPISAKLKHRVY from the coding sequence GTGGCACAGGCTTCGTCTTCTTGGCAGCAATTGATCAACCAGATCCCCAGCTGGTCGCTTCCAAAGTTCAAGATAGGAGGAAGCTCAAAACAACAAACTTTTAAACGCTTCTGTGGGCCTGGAGGCTTTCTTGGGTTCCTGACAATCGTCGTTGCTATGTTGTTGTGGAACTGGAAACTCCTATTAGCTCTGTTAATTGGCGTTGGAGTAATGGTATTAGTTTACTCAATGCAGGCGTGGGACTGGCAATTGCGCTGGTCTAAAATACGTGAGTTTTTAGATAGTTCAAACCGTCGGCTAGTTTTAGCAGTCCTCAGTGGTGGTGTTGCTACTGTCAGCACTTACATGGCGGCTGCAATTTGGGTTGACTCTCACAGCCAATGGATTGCTGCTGGTGCGATCGCCCAAGGCATGGCAACCCTACTAACTTTAATTTTATTGGTATGGCAACTTGTCAACTTTTATGGCAATCGAGAAGAAGACCACCTCGATCAGTTGTTAGTCAATTTAACAGAAAAAGATCCATTAAAGCGGTTAATTGCCCTGCGTCAACTCACTAAATTAATCGCCCGTAAGCGAGTTGATTCTTCAGTGCAGCAAGATGTAGTCGAATGCTTGCAACTCCTACTGAGTCGAGAGGAGGAAGTTGTGATTCGAGAAGCAGCTTTTAAGAGCTTGCAAGCCTGCGATCGCCTACAAGTACTACCACCCAAAACAGCCAAAACTTTCATCCCCATATCAGCAAAACTCAAACACCGCGTTTATTAG
- the ftsE gene encoding cell division ATP-binding protein FtsE codes for MPVLTTEVKTEKSVDQQNSETQQHISNTAAKVQLQSVTKTYANGCHALLNANLEVKKGEFLFITGPSGSGKSTLLKLLYGQELPTQGEVIVDECNVAGLRGDRLSLLRRRIGIVFQDYKLITQRTVAENVTFVLQAQGYTRKEIQRRLEPTLKLVGLLSKADCFPDQLSGGEQQRVSIARAIVSTPPLLLADEPTGNLDPDNSWQVIQILQKLNSFGATVIVTTHDEQLVRRCNHPVVQVRNGRLSRK; via the coding sequence ATGCCAGTATTAACAACTGAAGTTAAGACAGAGAAATCCGTCGATCAACAGAACAGTGAAACTCAACAGCACATTAGCAACACTGCTGCAAAGGTGCAATTGCAATCTGTAACCAAGACCTACGCTAATGGCTGTCATGCCTTGTTGAATGCGAACCTTGAGGTTAAAAAGGGGGAATTTCTGTTTATCACAGGACCAAGCGGTTCTGGTAAATCAACGCTTTTGAAACTGCTGTATGGACAGGAGTTACCTACACAGGGAGAAGTAATTGTTGATGAATGTAATGTAGCGGGTTTAAGGGGCGATCGCTTGTCATTATTGCGCCGACGTATTGGCATTGTATTTCAAGACTACAAACTAATTACCCAACGGACAGTAGCAGAAAATGTAACTTTTGTACTCCAAGCTCAAGGGTATACCCGTAAAGAAATTCAACGCCGCTTAGAACCAACGTTGAAGTTGGTAGGTTTACTGAGTAAAGCTGACTGCTTTCCAGATCAACTGTCTGGAGGAGAGCAACAGCGGGTGAGTATTGCGAGAGCCATCGTTAGCACACCACCACTGCTGTTAGCCGATGAACCAACGGGAAATCTCGATCCAGATAATTCTTGGCAAGTTATACAAATTCTCCAGAAGCTAAATTCCTTTGGCGCTACGGTGATTGTTACCACCCACGATGAACAATTGGTCAGGCGGTGCAATCATCCGGTAGTGCAAGTTCGCAATGGACGGCTGTCTCGAAAATAG
- a CDS encoding Tab2/Atab2 family RNA-binding protein gives MKTWQADFYRRPSPDASGQVLWELLICDATRSFEYEATCLQSAANSNWVTTQLQQAAGEKLPDVIEVFRPQSLSLIEAAGRNLGINVQPTRRTLALKQWLQEKQYPSALDKPPPAPLPENLWGEQWRFATLQAGELVDVFAERPIPILHIPEYLKPLNLGLASTIAVPGVVIYGGRRSMHLARWLQQARPVGLNYISGAPNGLVLEAGLVDRWIVATFEDSEVTTAAQTYEQRKQQSQGLHFLLVQPDDSGITYSGFWLLRTED, from the coding sequence ATGAAAACTTGGCAGGCTGATTTTTATCGTCGTCCATCACCAGATGCATCTGGACAAGTGTTATGGGAGTTGTTGATTTGTGATGCAACTCGCAGTTTTGAATATGAAGCTACTTGTCTTCAGTCAGCAGCAAATTCTAATTGGGTTACTACCCAACTTCAGCAAGCAGCTGGTGAAAAATTGCCGGATGTAATTGAAGTGTTTCGTCCTCAGTCTCTCAGTTTAATTGAGGCAGCTGGACGGAATTTAGGTATTAATGTCCAACCTACTCGCCGCACTTTGGCACTCAAACAGTGGTTACAGGAAAAGCAATATCCTTCAGCGCTAGATAAACCACCCCCTGCACCATTACCAGAAAACCTCTGGGGAGAACAATGGCGTTTTGCGACACTCCAGGCTGGTGAACTTGTGGATGTGTTTGCAGAACGCCCAATTCCCATTTTGCACATACCGGAATACCTCAAACCGCTCAATTTAGGTTTGGCATCAACGATCGCTGTTCCTGGTGTGGTAATTTATGGTGGACGGCGATCGATGCACCTAGCACGGTGGTTACAGCAAGCCCGTCCTGTAGGATTGAACTACATTTCTGGCGCACCAAATGGCTTAGTATTAGAAGCAGGCTTAGTGGATAGATGGATTGTTGCCACTTTTGAAGATTCAGAAGTTACCACAGCAGCCCAAACATATGAACAACGGAAACAACAAAGCCAAGGATTACATTTTTTGTTAGTCCAACCCGATGATTCTGGAATAACTTACAGCGGCTTTTGGTTATTGCGAACAGAAGATTGA
- a CDS encoding metallophosphoesterase family protein: protein MSETNPRRIVIGDVHGHYEGLMTLLEAIAPTSDDQVYFLGDLIDRGPHSAQVVNFVKRNNYPCLLGNHEQMLLSILTDEKTSSPRMQAWLYSGGQATVASYHEAPIPDDHLDWFRALPTYIDLGDIWLTHAGVDPSKPVIEQTADQLCWIREEFHSISKPYFPDKQIIIGHTITFTLPGVSPGQLAQGQGWLGIDTGAYHPRSGWLTGLDITNNLVYQVNIFRNCLRALPLKDAAIAVDPTKIKVDRRN from the coding sequence ATGAGCGAAACTAACCCCAGACGAATTGTAATTGGGGATGTACATGGTCACTATGAAGGTTTGATGACATTGTTGGAGGCGATCGCCCCCACATCAGACGATCAAGTTTATTTTTTGGGAGACTTAATCGATCGCGGACCTCATAGTGCACAAGTAGTTAATTTTGTCAAGCGAAATAACTACCCGTGTTTGCTGGGAAATCATGAGCAGATGTTATTGAGCATTCTCACTGATGAAAAGACTTCCTCCCCAAGGATGCAAGCATGGCTGTACAGCGGGGGGCAAGCGACCGTAGCCAGTTACCACGAGGCTCCAATTCCAGATGACCATTTAGATTGGTTCAGGGCTTTACCTACATATATTGACTTGGGCGATATTTGGTTAACTCATGCTGGTGTTGACCCTTCTAAGCCAGTGATAGAACAAACAGCCGATCAACTGTGCTGGATACGAGAAGAATTTCACAGCATTTCCAAGCCTTACTTTCCTGATAAGCAAATTATCATCGGTCACACCATTACCTTTACTTTACCAGGTGTTTCTCCTGGTCAACTGGCACAAGGACAGGGATGGCTAGGCATAGATACTGGTGCTTATCATCCCCGGAGTGGCTGGTTGACTGGACTAGATATTACAAATAATTTAGTATATCAAGTTAACATTTTTAGAAATTGTCTCCGTGCCCTGCCCTTAAAAGATGCAGCGATCGCAGTTGATCCGACCAAAATTAAAGTTGATCGACGTAATTAG